From a region of the Oncorhynchus mykiss isolate Arlee chromosome 32, USDA_OmykA_1.1, whole genome shotgun sequence genome:
- the LOC110489431 gene encoding brevican core protein isoform X2 — protein sequence MVSLSPGPPSSSSPPSPPRVKWSVLHDGEQEETEILVARGQRVKVNEAYGERASLVNFADSPEDLSLWLGELRSTDTGHYRCEVQQGLDDASDFTQIKVKGVVFHYRHASGRYAFSFSEAQAVCESIGAHIATPDQLLAAYYDGYEQCDAGWLADQSVRYPIQVPREGCYGDMDGRPGVRNYGTLEPEELFDVYCYVEHIDGEVFHGSAPKQLSLNEAWAYCEKEGAELATTGQLYMAWSEGLDRCNPGWLSDGSVRYPVITPRARCGGPQPGVKTLYRYSNQTGFPESSSRHDVYCFRGNGNPHTDAPMDYMATEPEDIGQDIVVLMEPAEELHPSLDPEQVEREAQSVLQSLPVFQSAPAREDLQGSPPTSMSSTEVPLTRTASTQDLLQPFDETSLPVEELYHSQHPTSLPSTSSEPDSLHDGDYHSQHSTSLPSTSSEPDSLHEGDYHSHNSTSLPSTSSVPDSLHDENYHSQHSSSLPSTSSEPDSLHDGDYHSQHSTSLPSTSSEPDSLHEGDYHSQNSTSLPSTSSVPDSLHEENYHSQHSSSLPSTSREPDSLHDGDYHSQHSTSLPSTSSEPDSLHEGDYHSQHLTSLPNNSSEPDSIHEGDYHSRNSTSLPSTSSVPDSLHEGDYHSQHPTSLPNTSSVPDSLHEGDYHSQHPTFLPSTSSVPDSLHEGDYHSQHPTSLPSTSSEPDSLHEEDYHSQHPTSLPSTSSMPDSLHEGNSSFYRLELETSPEFPEPSYKPHIHYQPMPEMNPEEPDYQQSGSSKHFQPMPETNLELDQLEANYSTTAGNQSHREIAQETTNMAFDPIENATEARDPTAERRHKEAIVGELEETSISTESLGELDPHPVGSSLSPHGRATSVWLPLDGSGDMSQEIDLGVQQGMHTDRSPTSEPSDFTTHMSASPGATSISNEQQTGVPHSSSISSGLDHSEELGLDVYSTVFRPPVTSQGTSSARPEGSTSLDFEGIVNPERLEPSGAVELAPGESEEEHLGSGVEIATTESPDLSTTSQLPVEFTTMGYQTTAMSRLEVDHTTTDPEEDGSGHEPGTDEPSLGEKVTVFPLESQTTSWDLHRTTSAPQESQDDLEYSGEPASSSSQTEFPDSSAEPELFGSNSLSTSSTDPTAATMSTSTVYTSTEWATQTWSPVTSTTQSPPEPERVTALKRPVDHGQMDLEFGLTQPPTLLILPNERAAVGSSRKISDACLEDPCANGGTCVEMGGSTKCLCLPSYGGDLCQMDLEQCGGGWQKFHGNCYKHFNQRLSWEVAEQHCRMVGGHLVSIMTPEEQDFINNNYKEYQWTGLNDKTIEGDFRWSDGNPLLYENWYRGQPDSYFLSGEDCVVMVWHDAGRWSDVPCNYHLAYTCKKGTSSCGPPPKVRNASAFGRIRQRYETDAIVRYYCAQGFQQRQNPLVKCLPGGKWEEPQILCIPGAGNTAQVAGVTSPTTGNQELTGEES from the exons ATGGTGTCCCTGTCCCCTGGGCCCCCCTCGTCCTCCTCGCCCCCCAGCCCGCCCCGGGTCAAGTGGAGCGTGTTGCATGATGGGGAGCAGGAGGAGACGGAGATCCTGGTGGCGCGGGGTCAAAGGGTGAAGGTCAACGAGGCCTACGGAGAACGAGCTTCCCTGGTCAACTTTGCTGACTCGCCCGAGGACCTCTCCCTCTGGCTGGGGGAGCTGCGCTCAACAGACACAGGGCACTACCGTTGCGAGGTGCAGCAGGGCCTGGACGACGCCAGCGACTTCACACAGATCAAGGTCAAAG GTGTGGTCTTCCATTACAGACATGCCTCTGGTCGCTATGCATTTTCGTTCAGTGAGGCCCAGGCGGTGTGCGAGAGCATTGGGGCACACATTGCTACTCCCGACCAGCTTCTGGCAGCCTATTACGATGGCTATGAGCAGTGTGACGCCGGCTGGCTCGCTGACCAATCTGTCAG ATATCCAATCCAAGTTCCCCGGGAAGGTTGCTATGGTGACATGGATGGTCGCCCGGGAGTGAGGAACTATGGGACACTGGAACCAGAGGAGCTGTTTgatgtgtattgttatgtggagCATATTGATG GGGAGGTGTTCCATGGCTCTGCCCCTAAGCAGCTGTCATTGAATGAGGCTTGGGCGTACTGCGAGAAGGAAGGGGCAGAGCTGGCTACCACAGGGCAGCTGTACATGGCATGGAGTGAGGGTCTGGACCGCTGCAACCCTGGCTGGCTGTCTGATGGCAGCGTGCGCTACCCCGTCATCACCCCTAGAGCGCGCTGTGGAGGTCCACAGCCAGGGGTCAAGACCCTGTATCGCTACAGCAACCAGACAGGCTTCCCTGAATCCTCCAGCCGCCATGATGTTTACTGTTTCAGAG GTAATGGGAATCCTCACACGGATGCCCCCATGGACTACATGGCCACTGAACCAGAGGACATCGGACAAGATATTGTTGTTCTTATGGAGCCTGCGGAGGAGCTCCATCCGAGCCTGGATCCAGAGCAAGTGGAGCGAGAGGCCCAGAGTGTCCTGCAATCCCTCCCCGTCTTCCAGTCAGCCCCTGCTCGGGAGGACCTGCAAGGATCTCCCCCTACTTCCATGTCAAGCACAGAGGTCCCACTCACCCGTACAGCTTCCACCCAGGACCTCCTCCAGCCTTTTGATGAGACTTCACTTCCTGTAGAAGAACTCTACCACTCCCAGCATCCTACTTCACTTCCCAGCACCTCCAGTGAGCCAGACTCCCTTCACGATGGAGACTATCACTCCCAGCATTCTACTTCACTACCCAGCACCTCCAGTGAGCCAGACTCCCTTCACGAAGGAGACTATCACTCACATAATTCTACTTCACTTCCCAGCACCTCCAGTGTGCCAGACTCCCTTCACGATGAAAACTATCACTCCCAGCATTCTAGTTCATTACCCAGCACATCCAGTGAGCCAGACTCCCTTCACGATGGAGACTATCACTCCCAGCATTCTACTTCCCTTCCCAGCACCTCCAGTGAGCCAGACTCCCTTCACGAAGGAGACTATCACTCACAGAATTCTACTTCACTTCCCAGCACCTCCAGTGTGCCAGACTCCCTTCACGAAGAAAACTATCACTCCCAGCATTCTAGTTCATTACCCAGCACATCCAGGGAGCCAGACTCCCTTCACGATGGAGACTATCACTCCCAGCATTCTACTTCACTTCCCAGCACCTCCAGTGAGCCAGACTCCCTTCACGAAGGAGACTATCACTCCCAGCATCTTACTTCATTACCCAACAACTCCAGTGAGCCAGACTCCATTCACGAAGGAGACTATCACTCACGGAATTCTACTTCACTTCCCAGCACCTCCAGTGTGCCAGACTCCCTTCACGAAGGAGACTATCACTCCCAGCATCCTACTTCATTACCCAACACCTCCAGTGTGCCAGACTCCCTTCACGAAGGAGACTATCACTCCCAGCATCCTACTTTTTTACCCAGCACCTCCAGTGTGCCAGACTCCCTTCACGAAGGAGACTATCACTCCCAGCATCCTACTTCATTACCCAGCACCTCCAGTGAGCCAGACTCCCTTCACGAAGAAGATTATCACTCCCAGCATCCTACTTCATTACCCAGCACCTCCAGCATGCCAGACTCCCTCCACGAAGGCAACTCCAGTTTCTACCGACTCGAACTGGAAACAAGCCCAGAATTCCCAGAGCCGTCCTACAAGCCACACATACATTACCAGCCGATGCCAGAGATGAACCCGGAGGAACCCGACTACCAGCAGTCAGGCTCTTCCAAGCACTTCCAGCCAATGCCAGAGACCAACCTGGAGTTGGATCAACTGGAAGCCAACTACAGCACAACAGCAGGTAACCAGAGTCATCGGGAGATAGCACAAGAGACTACCAACATGGCCTTTGACCCCATAGAGAATGCTACCGAGGCACGTGACCCCACCGCAGAGAGAAGACACAAAGAGGCGATCGTGGGAGAACTTGAAGAGACATCCATCTCGACCGAATCCCTGGGTGAGCTTGATCCTCACCCAGTCGGGTCTTCACTCTCCCCCCACGGAAGGGCAACCTCAGTGTGGTTGCCCTTGGATGGATCTGGAGATATGTCCCAAG AGATTGACCTAGGTGTCCAGCAGGGAATGCACACAGACAGATCCCCCACCTCAGAACCCTCTGACTTCACCACTCACATGTCTGCTTCCCCTGGAGCCACCAGCATCTCCAATGAGCAGCAGACGGGAGTTCCACATTCAAGCAGCATCTCATCTGGACTGGATCATTCTGAGGAGCTGGGACTGGATGTGTACTCCACAGTATTCCGTCCACCAGTAACCTCCCAGGGAACTTCCTCCGCTAGACCGGAAGGCAGCACCAGTCTAGATTTCGAGGGTATCGTCAATCCAGAGAGATTGGAACCTTCAGGAGCAGTGGAGCTGGCACCAGGGGAGTCTGAAGAGGAGCACCTGGGGTCTGGAGTGGAAATAGCTACGACTGAGTCTCCAGACCTGTCCACCACCTCCCAGCTGCCTGTCGAGTTTACCACAATGGGCTATCAAACAACGGCCATGTCCAGATTAGAGGTGGATCACACAACCACGGACCCTGAAGAAGACGGAAGTGGACATGAGCCAGGCACTGATGAACCGTCCCTCGGAGAAAAAGTTACAGTCTTCCCCCTTGAGTCGCAAACAACCAGTTGGGATCTGCACCGTACCACCTCTGCACCCCAAGAGTCTCAGGACGACCTTGAATACAGCGGGGAACCCGCTTCCTCCTCTTCCCAGACAGAGTTTCCAGACTCCTCAGCAGAACCTGAACTGTTTGGGTCAAACTCCTTGTCCACCTCAAGTACAGATCCTACCGCTGCCACTATGTCCACATCCACCGTGTACACATCCACAGAGTGGGCTACACAGACCTGGAGCCCCGTCACCTCCACTACACAAAGTCCCCCAGAGCCAGAGAGGGTGACGGCTCTTAAACGCCCTGTGGATCATGGCCAGATGGATCTGGAATTTGGCCTCACCCAGCCGCCAACCCTGCTCATCTTGCCCAATGAGAGAGCTGCTGTGGGCAGTTCCAGGAAGATTTCAG ATGCTTGTCTGGAGGACCCCTGTGCCAACGGCGGCACCTGCGTCGAGATGGGCGGGAGCACCAAATGCCTCTGTTTGCCCAGCTATGGAGGTGACCTCTGTCAGATGG ATCTGGAGCAGTGTGGGGGGGGCTGGCAGAAGTTCCACGGGAACTGCTACAAGCACTTCAACCAGCGGCTGAGCTGGGAGGTGGCGGAGCAGCACTGTCGCATGGTGGGGGGCCACCTGGTGTCAATCATGACCCCTGAGGAGCAGGACTTCATTAACA ATAACTATAAGGAGTATCAGTGGACTGGACTGAACGACAAGACCATCGAGGGGGATTTCCGCTGGTCCGATGGTAACCCATTG CTCTATGAGAACTGGTACAGGGGCCAGCCTGACAGTTACTTCCTGTCTGGAGAGGactgtgtggtgatggtgtggcaTGATGCCGGGCGCTGGAGTGATGTGCCCTGCAACTACCACCTGGCCTACACCTGCAAGAAAGGCACCT CTTCATGTGGCCCTCCCCCCAAAGTCCGGAACGCATCAGCGTTTGGCAGAATCCGCCAGAGGTACGAGACAGACGCCATTGTGCGCTACTACTGTGCCCAGGGCTTCCAGCAGAGACAAAACCCTCTGGTCAAGTGCCTGCCAGGTGGCAAGTGGGAGGAGCCCCAGATCCTCTGCATTCCTG GGGCAGGAAACACAGCACAGGTAGCAGGAGTAACATCACCAACAACAGGAAACCAGGAGCTGACTGGAGAGGAATCATAA
- the LOC110489431 gene encoding brevican core protein isoform X1 has translation MFVKRMRPVRFLLFLCALCHLTLAFPAQTGYSEDDNRQLQVTISKAIPISTAQLGGSITIPCMVSLSPGPPSSSSPPSPPRVKWSVLHDGEQEETEILVARGQRVKVNEAYGERASLVNFADSPEDLSLWLGELRSTDTGHYRCEVQQGLDDASDFTQIKVKGVVFHYRHASGRYAFSFSEAQAVCESIGAHIATPDQLLAAYYDGYEQCDAGWLADQSVRYPIQVPREGCYGDMDGRPGVRNYGTLEPEELFDVYCYVEHIDGEVFHGSAPKQLSLNEAWAYCEKEGAELATTGQLYMAWSEGLDRCNPGWLSDGSVRYPVITPRARCGGPQPGVKTLYRYSNQTGFPESSSRHDVYCFRGNGNPHTDAPMDYMATEPEDIGQDIVVLMEPAEELHPSLDPEQVEREAQSVLQSLPVFQSAPAREDLQGSPPTSMSSTEVPLTRTASTQDLLQPFDETSLPVEELYHSQHPTSLPSTSSEPDSLHDGDYHSQHSTSLPSTSSEPDSLHEGDYHSHNSTSLPSTSSVPDSLHDENYHSQHSSSLPSTSSEPDSLHDGDYHSQHSTSLPSTSSEPDSLHEGDYHSQNSTSLPSTSSVPDSLHEENYHSQHSSSLPSTSREPDSLHDGDYHSQHSTSLPSTSSEPDSLHEGDYHSQHLTSLPNNSSEPDSIHEGDYHSRNSTSLPSTSSVPDSLHEGDYHSQHPTSLPNTSSVPDSLHEGDYHSQHPTFLPSTSSVPDSLHEGDYHSQHPTSLPSTSSEPDSLHEEDYHSQHPTSLPSTSSMPDSLHEGNSSFYRLELETSPEFPEPSYKPHIHYQPMPEMNPEEPDYQQSGSSKHFQPMPETNLELDQLEANYSTTAGNQSHREIAQETTNMAFDPIENATEARDPTAERRHKEAIVGELEETSISTESLGELDPHPVGSSLSPHGRATSVWLPLDGSGDMSQEIDLGVQQGMHTDRSPTSEPSDFTTHMSASPGATSISNEQQTGVPHSSSISSGLDHSEELGLDVYSTVFRPPVTSQGTSSARPEGSTSLDFEGIVNPERLEPSGAVELAPGESEEEHLGSGVEIATTESPDLSTTSQLPVEFTTMGYQTTAMSRLEVDHTTTDPEEDGSGHEPGTDEPSLGEKVTVFPLESQTTSWDLHRTTSAPQESQDDLEYSGEPASSSSQTEFPDSSAEPELFGSNSLSTSSTDPTAATMSTSTVYTSTEWATQTWSPVTSTTQSPPEPERVTALKRPVDHGQMDLEFGLTQPPTLLILPNERAAVGSSRKISDACLEDPCANGGTCVEMGGSTKCLCLPSYGGDLCQMDLEQCGGGWQKFHGNCYKHFNQRLSWEVAEQHCRMVGGHLVSIMTPEEQDFINNNYKEYQWTGLNDKTIEGDFRWSDGNPLLYENWYRGQPDSYFLSGEDCVVMVWHDAGRWSDVPCNYHLAYTCKKGTSSCGPPPKVRNASAFGRIRQRYETDAIVRYYCAQGFQQRQNPLVKCLPGGKWEEPQILCIPGAGNTAQVAGVTSPTTGNQELTGEES, from the exons ACCAGTAAGGTTCCTCCTCTTCCTGTGCGCACTTTGCCATCTGACCCTGGCTTTCCCCGCTCAAACAGGATACTCAGAAG ATGACAACCGACAACTCCAGGTCACCATCTCCAAGGCAATCCCGATTTCCACTGCACAGCTAGGAGGCTCCATCACAATCCCATGTATGGTGTCCCTGTCCCCTGGGCCCCCCTCGTCCTCCTCGCCCCCCAGCCCGCCCCGGGTCAAGTGGAGCGTGTTGCATGATGGGGAGCAGGAGGAGACGGAGATCCTGGTGGCGCGGGGTCAAAGGGTGAAGGTCAACGAGGCCTACGGAGAACGAGCTTCCCTGGTCAACTTTGCTGACTCGCCCGAGGACCTCTCCCTCTGGCTGGGGGAGCTGCGCTCAACAGACACAGGGCACTACCGTTGCGAGGTGCAGCAGGGCCTGGACGACGCCAGCGACTTCACACAGATCAAGGTCAAAG GTGTGGTCTTCCATTACAGACATGCCTCTGGTCGCTATGCATTTTCGTTCAGTGAGGCCCAGGCGGTGTGCGAGAGCATTGGGGCACACATTGCTACTCCCGACCAGCTTCTGGCAGCCTATTACGATGGCTATGAGCAGTGTGACGCCGGCTGGCTCGCTGACCAATCTGTCAG ATATCCAATCCAAGTTCCCCGGGAAGGTTGCTATGGTGACATGGATGGTCGCCCGGGAGTGAGGAACTATGGGACACTGGAACCAGAGGAGCTGTTTgatgtgtattgttatgtggagCATATTGATG GGGAGGTGTTCCATGGCTCTGCCCCTAAGCAGCTGTCATTGAATGAGGCTTGGGCGTACTGCGAGAAGGAAGGGGCAGAGCTGGCTACCACAGGGCAGCTGTACATGGCATGGAGTGAGGGTCTGGACCGCTGCAACCCTGGCTGGCTGTCTGATGGCAGCGTGCGCTACCCCGTCATCACCCCTAGAGCGCGCTGTGGAGGTCCACAGCCAGGGGTCAAGACCCTGTATCGCTACAGCAACCAGACAGGCTTCCCTGAATCCTCCAGCCGCCATGATGTTTACTGTTTCAGAG GTAATGGGAATCCTCACACGGATGCCCCCATGGACTACATGGCCACTGAACCAGAGGACATCGGACAAGATATTGTTGTTCTTATGGAGCCTGCGGAGGAGCTCCATCCGAGCCTGGATCCAGAGCAAGTGGAGCGAGAGGCCCAGAGTGTCCTGCAATCCCTCCCCGTCTTCCAGTCAGCCCCTGCTCGGGAGGACCTGCAAGGATCTCCCCCTACTTCCATGTCAAGCACAGAGGTCCCACTCACCCGTACAGCTTCCACCCAGGACCTCCTCCAGCCTTTTGATGAGACTTCACTTCCTGTAGAAGAACTCTACCACTCCCAGCATCCTACTTCACTTCCCAGCACCTCCAGTGAGCCAGACTCCCTTCACGATGGAGACTATCACTCCCAGCATTCTACTTCACTACCCAGCACCTCCAGTGAGCCAGACTCCCTTCACGAAGGAGACTATCACTCACATAATTCTACTTCACTTCCCAGCACCTCCAGTGTGCCAGACTCCCTTCACGATGAAAACTATCACTCCCAGCATTCTAGTTCATTACCCAGCACATCCAGTGAGCCAGACTCCCTTCACGATGGAGACTATCACTCCCAGCATTCTACTTCCCTTCCCAGCACCTCCAGTGAGCCAGACTCCCTTCACGAAGGAGACTATCACTCACAGAATTCTACTTCACTTCCCAGCACCTCCAGTGTGCCAGACTCCCTTCACGAAGAAAACTATCACTCCCAGCATTCTAGTTCATTACCCAGCACATCCAGGGAGCCAGACTCCCTTCACGATGGAGACTATCACTCCCAGCATTCTACTTCACTTCCCAGCACCTCCAGTGAGCCAGACTCCCTTCACGAAGGAGACTATCACTCCCAGCATCTTACTTCATTACCCAACAACTCCAGTGAGCCAGACTCCATTCACGAAGGAGACTATCACTCACGGAATTCTACTTCACTTCCCAGCACCTCCAGTGTGCCAGACTCCCTTCACGAAGGAGACTATCACTCCCAGCATCCTACTTCATTACCCAACACCTCCAGTGTGCCAGACTCCCTTCACGAAGGAGACTATCACTCCCAGCATCCTACTTTTTTACCCAGCACCTCCAGTGTGCCAGACTCCCTTCACGAAGGAGACTATCACTCCCAGCATCCTACTTCATTACCCAGCACCTCCAGTGAGCCAGACTCCCTTCACGAAGAAGATTATCACTCCCAGCATCCTACTTCATTACCCAGCACCTCCAGCATGCCAGACTCCCTCCACGAAGGCAACTCCAGTTTCTACCGACTCGAACTGGAAACAAGCCCAGAATTCCCAGAGCCGTCCTACAAGCCACACATACATTACCAGCCGATGCCAGAGATGAACCCGGAGGAACCCGACTACCAGCAGTCAGGCTCTTCCAAGCACTTCCAGCCAATGCCAGAGACCAACCTGGAGTTGGATCAACTGGAAGCCAACTACAGCACAACAGCAGGTAACCAGAGTCATCGGGAGATAGCACAAGAGACTACCAACATGGCCTTTGACCCCATAGAGAATGCTACCGAGGCACGTGACCCCACCGCAGAGAGAAGACACAAAGAGGCGATCGTGGGAGAACTTGAAGAGACATCCATCTCGACCGAATCCCTGGGTGAGCTTGATCCTCACCCAGTCGGGTCTTCACTCTCCCCCCACGGAAGGGCAACCTCAGTGTGGTTGCCCTTGGATGGATCTGGAGATATGTCCCAAG AGATTGACCTAGGTGTCCAGCAGGGAATGCACACAGACAGATCCCCCACCTCAGAACCCTCTGACTTCACCACTCACATGTCTGCTTCCCCTGGAGCCACCAGCATCTCCAATGAGCAGCAGACGGGAGTTCCACATTCAAGCAGCATCTCATCTGGACTGGATCATTCTGAGGAGCTGGGACTGGATGTGTACTCCACAGTATTCCGTCCACCAGTAACCTCCCAGGGAACTTCCTCCGCTAGACCGGAAGGCAGCACCAGTCTAGATTTCGAGGGTATCGTCAATCCAGAGAGATTGGAACCTTCAGGAGCAGTGGAGCTGGCACCAGGGGAGTCTGAAGAGGAGCACCTGGGGTCTGGAGTGGAAATAGCTACGACTGAGTCTCCAGACCTGTCCACCACCTCCCAGCTGCCTGTCGAGTTTACCACAATGGGCTATCAAACAACGGCCATGTCCAGATTAGAGGTGGATCACACAACCACGGACCCTGAAGAAGACGGAAGTGGACATGAGCCAGGCACTGATGAACCGTCCCTCGGAGAAAAAGTTACAGTCTTCCCCCTTGAGTCGCAAACAACCAGTTGGGATCTGCACCGTACCACCTCTGCACCCCAAGAGTCTCAGGACGACCTTGAATACAGCGGGGAACCCGCTTCCTCCTCTTCCCAGACAGAGTTTCCAGACTCCTCAGCAGAACCTGAACTGTTTGGGTCAAACTCCTTGTCCACCTCAAGTACAGATCCTACCGCTGCCACTATGTCCACATCCACCGTGTACACATCCACAGAGTGGGCTACACAGACCTGGAGCCCCGTCACCTCCACTACACAAAGTCCCCCAGAGCCAGAGAGGGTGACGGCTCTTAAACGCCCTGTGGATCATGGCCAGATGGATCTGGAATTTGGCCTCACCCAGCCGCCAACCCTGCTCATCTTGCCCAATGAGAGAGCTGCTGTGGGCAGTTCCAGGAAGATTTCAG ATGCTTGTCTGGAGGACCCCTGTGCCAACGGCGGCACCTGCGTCGAGATGGGCGGGAGCACCAAATGCCTCTGTTTGCCCAGCTATGGAGGTGACCTCTGTCAGATGG ATCTGGAGCAGTGTGGGGGGGGCTGGCAGAAGTTCCACGGGAACTGCTACAAGCACTTCAACCAGCGGCTGAGCTGGGAGGTGGCGGAGCAGCACTGTCGCATGGTGGGGGGCCACCTGGTGTCAATCATGACCCCTGAGGAGCAGGACTTCATTAACA ATAACTATAAGGAGTATCAGTGGACTGGACTGAACGACAAGACCATCGAGGGGGATTTCCGCTGGTCCGATGGTAACCCATTG CTCTATGAGAACTGGTACAGGGGCCAGCCTGACAGTTACTTCCTGTCTGGAGAGGactgtgtggtgatggtgtggcaTGATGCCGGGCGCTGGAGTGATGTGCCCTGCAACTACCACCTGGCCTACACCTGCAAGAAAGGCACCT CTTCATGTGGCCCTCCCCCCAAAGTCCGGAACGCATCAGCGTTTGGCAGAATCCGCCAGAGGTACGAGACAGACGCCATTGTGCGCTACTACTGTGCCCAGGGCTTCCAGCAGAGACAAAACCCTCTGGTCAAGTGCCTGCCAGGTGGCAAGTGGGAGGAGCCCCAGATCCTCTGCATTCCTG GGGCAGGAAACACAGCACAGGTAGCAGGAGTAACATCACCAACAACAGGAAACCAGGAGCTGACTGGAGAGGAATCATAA